The Helianthus annuus cultivar XRQ/B chromosome 15, HanXRQr2.0-SUNRISE, whole genome shotgun sequence genomic sequence CactaaatataatataaaaaccatattatttttattaattattttagaGTTTTAACATTTGCAAGGTACGTCCTGTGTCACGATTGTTTTCTAGATTCCGAGAAATTCGATGAGATCAGAGATTCATCATCTCGTAGAAAGTTAGGAGTTGTCTCGACATTATACCATTGGAATTTTTATATTGTGAAATTTATCCAATATAAGATGAAATTGATAATTTATTCTACGTTTGATGCTTAAAAGAAATTAACATCTATTaaataaattttctttttgttttaaaGTTAACTtaacaattaattaattaattagatTAGATACTTATTGATTAAAACTTAACTAAACAAAATAAGCTtaaaaagaatgaaaaacttGGGAGGCCGGGATTCGAACCGTGACCTGCATTATTTGTTTGTCCTTTTGACCATTCTTGGTTCGCCCCCTTTTTAGCATCTAAATTAATATTTATATTGTTTATCACCAAAAATTCATATTTACTTGCTTGACCCATTTGGTTTACGTCAACAAGTGTTTATCACAATATTCATCTTtttacttgtttgacccgtttggttcgGGTCAGCAAGTGTTTGTCATCAAAAACTTAGTTTtacttatttgacccgtttggctcgcTTCAGCAAGTATTTATCACCAAAATTCATTTTTACATTTTTGACCGTTTTGGTTCGCGTCAGCAAGTGTTTGTCACAgaaaacttatttttacttgtttgacctGTTTGGTTCGCGTCAACAAGTCTTTATTACCAACATTcatttttatttgtttgatcGTTTTGGTTCGCGTCAGCAAGAGTTTTTCAGCAAAAACTTATTTTTTACTTCTTTGATCCGTTTTGGTTAGCCTCAGCAAGTGTTTTTCACTAAAACTCATCTTTTTTCtcgtttgacccgttatgacttaCGCCACAAAGTATCCTTTTCTAACTCATTGTTTACCATCAATATATGGTTTCTTCCCATTTTCTTCATCCGACCCGCATCGGTTCGCGTCAGAACAACTTATTTCAAAAGTTCATCTGATTCTTTGATCATCTTGTTCTTAACCGACTACATAAGTAGAGGTTTTATTTAagaggtgtaagctttacttaccttgcgtCCGTTCATGCTTTCTTGCGCCTTTGACCCGCTTGACCCATTCCTTtacaagcttccacctagcttgtaaAGAGTCAAAGTATAATACAATATCcacaagatggttagattagtcatcaatACCACGACTATCACCCTTATGGACTTTTATACCATATTTCGCATTCAATTCTATTATAGGCCAACTTGAATATTAAAAGTAAAACTGCCAATTGACATATATATGCACTAACAAGATCAATAAAACTCATTTAGGCACTTTATCAAACATTTGGTGGACATCATATTTAGGCCACCATTTTAACTAAATTCCTCAACCAAATTCATCTCATTTCTTTCAATTTAACAATTTCATACCATTATTAACATCGTGTTGAGATAGTTTTTAGTCATCGTATGCTAATTCATCAAACAATCATACTAAAATTTTGGGTTTTCATCTCTTATGCAAAAAACCCATTTCATCATACAATTGGACATTCATCCTAACATCCAAACTATTCAAGTTTCACACATAAACtactaaacatgatgatcatatCACTATCATAACATCAATTTCATCATGACATCAAAACTTACTTCATGACATATATGAACATTTACTCGAATATCtaatttgttcaagtatcttACACATACAAGCAAATATGATAATCATGAACATCAAAACAACACCAATTTCATCATATCACAAAAACCCACTTTATGACATGTATGAGTGTATACTTAAATCTCTAAATGGTTTACGTATTTCACATATTCTAGCAAGTATGATGATCGTGAACATCTATACATCATCAATTTCACCAAACTAACACTAATATTGAACTCAATATTATCACCTTCAAGTTCCTCTTCACATGAAATTCATCAAATCTAATTTTACAACATGCCTCATGATTGGTAAGCTTAGATGATCACGAATTTGAGATCATGCATCGATTTCATGATGAATCCTTTTTCAATTTTGACATTTTCTTGAGATTTTGGaagaagccccccccccccccctctatgCACGacctatacacacacacactatgtgtgtgttttattttcttaaacttttatatttttaacttagaTATGCACTATTAGTCCTCCATGTTTTACTGTTCATAACCCAATTCAGGGCCGGCTAACCCGTGCCGTCGCACGAGGCCATAAATTTTCATAGGGTCCGAAAGGTTTTATAaggttttatatatatttattaaattatatatttagtatgtGTATGCATTTGTTATGCAAAAAAAGGTTGGTGGtagaatggaaaaaaaacatctTAAGATAATGTAGAGATTCCAAGTTCAAGTCTTGGCTCCACCACtaaggttttatttttttaattcattttccCTTAAGCACAATTTTGGGCCCAATTCTTTTTGTCGCCCGAGGCCCAAATTTTTTTGTGAGTTCTCGGAGACGGCTTTGACccaattaatctttattaataaACAACTATGTTAACtaggttaatattcctagttacATACTTCATGTCAATTGTTAAGTGAATATGATAATTCAATTTATTAAGCTTGGGAATGTTACAATCCGACTTAGATTAAGTCCCGGTAGCCAgaccttttataaactttatttttctAGTAAGCATCCATCCATCTTTTATTTAACATTAAGttcatttatttaaatcctaatgtTTATCGGGTTAACCTTTTACCACTAATGGTATTTTACCCGCTCATCCCGGTTAATTCGGTTAAATTTTCAAATTCGTTTTTGTTTGGGATGTTACAACCAAGCCGATTTTTAGGAGTAAAAAGGACTAATAAAACTTAAACTCATTGCTTACCCAACTTAGCTAAAAAGGAGATGATGGGAATGGAACGCATTGTCAAGTTTCATATGCAGAATGCAGAATGCAGTGAGACTTCTTTATTTATAGTGGTTTGTGATTTGTTGAGCCTTGCAATGTGTTGGTATAGTTAATATAGTTAATTTAGTAACTCTTATCACATATAAGGTGGGttaatttaataatttttagACATTTTcacctagttttaaatttataagaaGTGATTTTTACTTAGACTAGACAGACACAATAGGCAAGCGTACCTATCTTATGTAGTAGAGCTTAAGGTAAGAACCGAGTATCGAATCCAAAGGATACGACTTTTAATAGTTAACTTTATATTACCAACTAGTTTATTTaattatcatttttatttttatattaaaaccaTAAAATAAAAGCAAGTAATAGATGATTAGTAGAGAATATCAAGAGCACGAACACGAAGAGTGTTGCTTTGGATCTCCGAATCCACTTGGGACGAATTATATTTTATTGGCAAGAGGTGATGTTAATTAACTCAAAGAATCGGCTCCTAGCTAAGGTTACCGACGAATTTTATATAGATTTACAGGATGTAACTAAGGTTAAAATAGAATTAGAGCCGGTTAAAGATAATTCATTGCCCAATCTTAGAGAAAGGTTCTTTTTAAGGAACAATCCCCTAATCTTAGGTTAGTTACTTGACTACTCTTCTTTCTTTTACATAGTCCCCACGGTGTAGAGTTAGGTTTAATTTTTTAAACGCCACCTTCTAActctaagggtgtaaggggtgctcacctaataggtgagtcccccatCTTACACCTAACCAATCACATGGTGCCACGTCAACTCAcctaatacactcccctaattcccctttttgatggcggcactcacctattaggtgagttcgaaattattatttttttttttttttgttgatgtttaaaaatttatataaaagacatttcattaaattttaaaaaaaaatacattcaaactagaaaaaaaaaacacattcaaactagaaaaaaaaaacacattcaaactagaaaaaaaaaaacacattcaaactagaaaaaaaatacattcaaactagaaaaaaaaaatacgttCAAACTAGAAATCgcatggccacccgtacttgttagcgatttctcgctttcgggcgaggatgatCGGCAACATACTTGGTGGAACATCGTCGTGCGGCTTAAGGAaggttttcatatctcgatcgaaattgtagtttttcatcgtctcgAGTTGTGccgatatgagctcgcgagcctccgaatctctttttttcctcatttcgatcgcctccaattctaccgcttgcttcgcttctttcatggcggtgtacactttgaattgtgccgccaactcggccgagcttccctcggacgatgtagcttgacgcttgtctcgcctTTGTGGTCTTTGTGGCGAGGGATCTTCGTTCATATCCGGGATTGAAAAGTCTacgtcaacgggctttcttttaGGTGCCGAACCTTCACCTTCCTCGCCCATCAATGGCACTTGTGCCCATTTCTCGtgttttcgaacgacctcccacgccTCGAGGTGTTGAAAACCGCTTGGAAATCtttctttaaattcttttaacgcgactttcatcacgtcgagatcttgacatccgcttcctcgtgtgcgatcctacatgttaaaaaattaaaaatatacaatgttaaaaaataaaaaatatacaatgttaaaaaataaaaaatatacaatgttaaaaaataaaaaatatacaatgttaaaaaatatataaattttaccgcttgttggtataggccgttgaaaaagttAATTTTCGCCATCATCGggttccatttagaccgtacttgatgaacggtccggttacttccaccgACACTTTTGTTATAGTGCTCTAAAATTTTACCCCAAAAACTTTCGCGACTTTGTTGATTGCCCTTTTTTTTGTTGGTAGAacaatgtacccacgccttcgccaacgcctcttcttgtttTTTTGTCCATTTTTCGCTCACCGTTTTCCCTTTTTTTTCTCGAGCCTCGTCTTCTTCGTTGCCCGCTTCTTCGTCCACATTATATTCATATTCTTCGTCGTCgtcgtcgcccaaattttgagtttcgggcactacctcaTCGTCCTCGTCGTCCTCGTCAATAGGTAGAGAACGTTCgacatttcctcgtgtagaaggaactTGTGGAGAACGATAAGcatatgggtcgaaggcgggggattgaggaggagcgtccattgatagcaaattttgaaaatagccgaaattgggttgttgggtgttgtaaaacgaGGGGTGTGGAGGTTGTTGGAAAtaaaacgggggttgtgaagtgtaTCCGTAAGGGGCAAATCAGgccatatttgtcttataaaatatggtatttatttataaaaaagaaatgatcattttgcccctgcggaaaatgacaaaatagcaggattttataagaaaaatatgacctgattttatttttggaccaaaatggcaataaaactgaaaccacagggacccagatgcaaaaagtttgagttttggactaaagtgacaaaagtgaccaaaccacagggaccaaaatggcagtttactcttaccGCTTTAACTGCTTAGTATAAAATATAGAATTATTTCAAGTTTGTTTTTGGATGATCCTAATATCAGGTTTCTTTCGATGGGAATCTCAGTGGGTATCAACGTAAGATCAtaaacgggtatacccgatatcCATAAGGAAGCCAGTGAACCCAACGGGTATCAGACATGATTATTTTACAATCTTGCATAGGGCTAAGATTGCCAGATCCTGGCCGATTGTCACCCCTACCAAAGATTTTTCTTTCAGTTCCTAGTTAACTAACATCTCCTATATAATTATAACATGCGAATTGACATTATAGCCTACTTGATTCGATGATGATTGTTTGCAAATGACCACAGGCACAGAAGTTATTGGATGACATATTAGAGAAAAGCATAAAAGTGGTGAGAAAAGAACCCACAGAAGTTGCAGAAAACCATTCCATCAGTAATGAAGGTGGCGTTAGACTGTTTAGAGACGCCCCACATGGCATACTGTTCGATCGAGTTGGTAAGCTCATCATCTAACCAAATCCCGATTTCGTTCtttttcaagtcaccacttgtaaaccgtgagtatactcgaacccatttctacttttaacactttgggtgcaacatgtattctatattaaacgcacacgacacttgaaacttatttgaaacttactctatccatttaaacatgaaacatgaaacttgtgaatcttgagactttttgtgcaatgtgaacgtttaattcttgtgtgtagttccgccttaacaatagtagcgctataggagtaatgcacctccccgttagtctttggggtattgttaggaggagacatatcaacctcccgttaaactttgggttaggtactttaaacgcattgggaaacttgggctatcacttggactgcgtaaactagcacgttgaaactattttgttatgttcatgttggatatgagtttttattctattatgctatgtaaacaaacttgtatactcgctctttgcttttgcattgaaactctattttaatacatgttgcaggttgattattgaagtatggatgattcatgaaacaagtttagggtggactagatacacacctagattaatctatcattttgtttgttatgttatgttatgaaacaaagttgttatttccttttgaattatgtatgacatttagttttgaaatgaaatttgaatttaaattaattattgtcacatagtgttatgacgttttgagcaatctacacacttcgtctcatcccgatgtttccgccattggttggggtgtgacacatagaGTATTTTAACATGGGCTCACCAACTCTTGTTAGTATATGGGTTGTTACACATGATGAGTGTACTAATAAGTTTCACCTCCTTTGGTCATCAACCACTCCCACAAGATCAAAGACCAAAACAATCAGAAGCTTGTTACGAATGAAGAAGGGTAGAAAGAATTATTAAAGAGACAACACACCTTTTTGCCAAAGATTAAACATTTAATTCATACCAAGTTTCATCTTCAACCCAAGCAACACAAGAAGTTTAGCCTATAATTTCTTGTCATTAGAAACCTAAGACCTTTGAAACTTGTATTTGCAACTAAAAAGTCATTAAAGTACTTAGATTTATGGGGTAATTATGCACTAAAAATATGTATAATTGATGGTACATTAATTTGCTCTGTGAATCTTAGCAATGCTACACCACTGATAGCGACCACCAACattgaagttgcggcgtgttaatgcgaaaaaattagaccgaaacgtaaaacatagaagaATCACTAAGTCTATCTAGGACCTGCGCGTTACGACggacctgtcaaacgggaaaaataaaacctaaaaacgTTGAATCACACACGCACATTGCATTGTGTTagctcgcaaaatttagaacgaaacgtaaaaactttGAAGCACACACGTACGTTACGCCATGTAAATTCGCACAATGTAGAACGAAATGTAAAAGGTAAATTTGTGAAATGTTAAAAACATAagagaccaaagttgaaagtaaaaatgttgtgagattaaattgtaaaagatgaaatgttttgagttaaaggaaaaaaaagaaatcaaattttatgaagttaaattgcaaaaaatgaaaagttttgataaaatctcttttaaaaacattaaaaaaacatttctttaaaacaaCATGAGATACGAAATGTAAAAAAGGTATAGCACACAGTGTGGGTGTGGGGAAGGCTGGCGTGGGCTTCTCCAACGCCGGCACACAACCCTAAATGGTGTGGAGATGGTGGCATAGGATTTCTCAATGGTGTGGGGTGATGGTGAGTGGAGGGGGAGACGGTGGGTGACGTGGAGCTTGATGATTGGTGAGTAGAGTTAGGTTTAGTTTTCTattggttagttttttttttctctaaacGCCACCTTCTAACTCTAGTCCTATCCACTCGTGCTTTTTATTAAAACGTCTCATGCTGATTAGGCTATCACATGACGTTTTATGCCATCCTTTATGCTTCTCCACACCTAACCAACAtcgttaaaagtaaaaaaaaaaaaaaaaaaaaaaaaaaaaaaaaaagcatgatATACAAAATGTGTGAGAAAATAAAATCTTTTTCAATCAACCGTGAACCGAAGCCCAAACCTACAGCACTAAACCCAAAACCCTGCTCCGCCGAAATGGGCGGCGATTCTAGCAGCAGTGGGGAGGAAGACGGCGACGCTGAGTGGAGAGCCGCCATAAACTCCGTCACATCCACCGCTCCATCAAACAGCTCCACGGTGGCCAACGGAACGACCACAACCTCCGGCGGTTCTCCCAGTCGAGCAGACACCAAGAACATTAAACTCTACCAAATCAAGGTATTTTTTTATCATCACTTACAATTAGATCACTAATCTATCACGTCTTTTATATAAATTGATGCCTCTTTTATAtaaataatcaattttttttcGCGAGTCAGAGACGATTGTGGTTTTTTATGTGATACTCATTCGATTACCGGTATTGAAATCGAATATAGTAATATACTACATTGTCTTAAAAATACAGTAACAGGATTTTAAAGTCCGCTATATAAAATATAGAATTATTTCAAGTTTGTTTTTGGGTGATCCTAATATCAGGTTTCTTTCGATGGGAATCTCAGTGGGTATCAACGTAAGATCATAAACGGATATACCCGATATCCATAAGGAAGCCAGTGAACCCAACGGGTATCAGACATGATTTTACAATCTTGCATAGGGCTAAGATTGCCAGATCCTGACCGATTGTCACCCCTACCAAAGATTTTTCTTTCACTTTCTAGTTATCGAGGGGTTCTCACTAGGGCCGGCCCAAGGGTAAGCCAAATGAGACTTGGGCCTTGGGCCACCAAAACTATAGGGCATCCACAATTTGATGAAACCACAGTATATTTATAAAAGATTTAGGGTGTGGGTTATCAACAGATTGATGGTTGGTAGTGTAGTGGTTTTGTGTATGTATGGATGTTGGTGAGACCCGGGTTTGAATCCCTGGTTCAccattttttttcttgtttttaaattttaacacaatctttcaaataattacacttggGCCCTTCAGGTTTAACTTTTAATCACATACATTTTTTTGGGAAAAGACCACAAGATTTTACTTCGCCTTAGGCCActaaaatggttgagccggccctggTTCTCACTTTAACTAACATCTCCTATGTGAATTGATATTATAGCCTACTTGATTCGATGATGATTGTTTGCAAATGACCACAGGCACAGAAGTTATTGGATGACATATTAGAGAAAAGCATAAAAGTGGTGAGAAAAGAACCCACAGAAGTTGCAGAAAACCATTCCATCAGTAATGAAGGTGGCATTAGACTGTTTAGAGACGCCCCACGTGGCATACTGTTCGATCGAGTTGGTAAGCTCATCATCTAACCAAATCccgatttcttttttttttgtgtatacTTTTAAATATATGTTTTCGGTTTTACTGTATCAGATGAACTTCAAGGACCACTAAAGCGACCAAGAATAGCTCCTAACATGGAGGTTGATGAGAAATCAAAAAAGGTGAGCCTCAACTTgtccttttttgtttttttatttaactttGAGAACCTGTTACCGGAAAACTCACTAGACCCCACTAGTACTTCCTAACCAATAAATTAAGTAAAACGCAGCTTGCACTAAACAAATGGCCTTCAAGAGTACTCAGCTTGTATTGTTTATAGCATGTAATTGTTAAATTTTGTGTTGagatttttatcttttttttggCAGTTTAGGCGGCAACTGAAATCGGTTGTAGTTGATGGGGACGATATAATATGTTCAGCAAAAAAAGCACGTGAAAGGTTTTTGGCTAAGTTGGAAGCAAGAGATGCAGCTGCAAAAGCAAAAGCCAAAAGAGAAGAAGAGAGAGTTGCGGAGTTGAAAAGGATTCGCGGGGAAAGATGGTTGCCTGCTATCGCTAGACAAATGCGGTCAAAGTAAAACCTTTGCTTTCTAGATGTATCGTTTTTGTATCTTTCATGTTATATTTCTTACTTTGATCGTATTTATTTTTCGTATAACAGATTTTAGGTATTTGATTATGTGTCATATACAAAAAGTTGAATTTTTTCTATTTTGGCTAAAGCTAAAGGTACAAAGAACCCATAAGCTTCTACAAGAATATATTATAACacaataaaaagtcaaaaaataTAATTTACTACATAATTCTTATTTTCCATCTAGTCATACACAACAATCAATGATAATTAATCACCTCCCCTCCCAACGGGGCGAAGGTATGATATCTAACGGCAGTTAACCGATTGGTTAACTAAGATTGGAACCAGGAAACGAGTAATTTCCTCGATACACAACAGTTTATTAAGAGTCCGTGTTGGCAGCATATACATACACATGAGAGGGTGCTTCAAAGATCATGCCTCGAAATACCCGTTTGCATCCAGATAAGATATCACTTTCTCAGCCATAACCTCAGGTGGAGGACACACATCCCCTTCTTGTTGTATTACTATCTGCACATTCCAGATTGCATACTTGATCAATCACATGTTTCAATTATTATAACTTTTCAAACCACAAAGGTATTTAAAATTGCGCACACATTCTAACTTACGGGTCAGCATACCTCAGAGTTTAGGGGCGGCTCATATGGATCATCGACCCCAGTAAAACCTGCCAAGACGATGATATAAACGTAACCCGTCAGTTTATATTAAAGAAACAGATATATGCGTTCATGTCCGTTTgtgtgttcatgaacacttaacgaatgagattttatgttcgtgtacattcgttaaggaaatgaacgtgttcatgttcgtttgtgtttgtttttgtttgttaattttaggtaacgAACGCTCATGAACACAAACggacacaaactaatgttcatgaaaacaaatgaacacaaacaagcgttcatgaacgGAATATGTA encodes the following:
- the LOC118487151 gene encoding uncharacterized protein LOC118487151 — encoded protein: MDAPPQSPAFDPYAYRSPQVPSTRGNVERSLPIDEDDEDDEVVPETQNLGDDDDEEYEYNVDEEAGNEEDEAREKKGKTVSEKWTKKQEEALAKAWVHCSTNKKKGNQQSRESFWGKILEHYNKSVGGSNRTVHQVRSKWNPMMAKINFFNGLYQQADRTRGSGCQDLDVMKVALKEFKERFPSGFQHLEAWEVVRKHEKWAQVPLMGEEGEGSAPKRKPVDVDFSIPDMNEDPSPQRPQRRDKRQATSSEGSSAELAAQFKVYTAMKEAKQAVELEAIEMRKKRDSEARELISAQLETMKNYNFDRDMKTFLKPHDDVPPSMLPIILARKREIANKYGWPCDF
- the LOC110911025 gene encoding uncharacterized protein LOC110911025, with translation MCEKIKSFSINREPKPKPTALNPKPCSAEMGGDSSSSGEEDGDAEWRAAINSVTSTAPSNSSTVANGTTTTSGGSPSRADTKNIKLYQIKAQKLLDDILEKSIKVVRKEPTEVAENHSISNEGGIRLFRDAPRGILFDRVDELQGPLKRPRIAPNMEVDEKSKKFRRQLKSVVVDGDDIICSAKKARERFLAKLEARDAAAKAKAKREEERVAELKRIRGERWLPAIARQMRSK